One window from the genome of Pseudoalteromonas sp. '520P1 No. 423' encodes:
- a CDS encoding TIGR01777 family oxidoreductase, with amino-acid sequence MNILITGGTGLIGSALIPFLDNHHKVTVLSRNATKVYLNIGSHIHAIHKLSEIDFNQLDVVINLAGEAIVEKRWSKKQKQKIEQSRWQLTQDIVDSMNNANSPPHTFISGSAIGFYGRQNNQPIDESFDQCNQEFSHTLCKEWESIALNAQSDTTRVCIIRTGIVLSSHGGALCKMIPAYKFALGGPITDGSQMMSWIHIDDIIGMIMYLVEEQSLKGVFNATAPNPVSNAEFSSMLAESLNRPNFFRVPAKILTLLLGEMAELLIYGQNVRPNNITKAGYRFHYPELKEAFNHLLRHHSK; translated from the coding sequence ATGAACATATTAATTACGGGTGGCACGGGGCTCATTGGCAGTGCATTGATCCCATTTTTAGATAATCATCATAAAGTAACTGTATTGTCACGAAATGCAACTAAAGTATATCTAAATATTGGCTCTCATATTCATGCAATTCATAAATTATCTGAAATAGACTTTAATCAACTAGATGTTGTAATTAATCTTGCAGGCGAAGCCATAGTAGAAAAACGCTGGAGCAAAAAACAAAAACAAAAAATTGAACAAAGCCGTTGGCAATTAACCCAAGATATCGTTGATAGCATGAATAATGCAAACTCTCCTCCTCATACTTTTATTTCTGGTAGCGCAATTGGCTTTTATGGCCGACAAAACAACCAACCAATTGATGAATCTTTTGATCAATGTAACCAAGAGTTTAGCCATACATTATGTAAAGAATGGGAATCTATTGCGCTAAATGCACAATCAGATACAACCCGTGTGTGTATAATACGAACCGGAATTGTTTTATCTTCTCATGGTGGTGCTTTATGTAAAATGATACCCGCTTATAAATTTGCTTTAGGTGGGCCCATTACTGATGGTAGCCAAATGATGTCTTGGATACATATTGACGATATTATTGGCATGATAATGTATTTAGTTGAAGAGCAATCTTTAAAAGGTGTATTTAATGCAACTGCACCTAACCCTGTTTCAAATGCAGAGTTTTCAAGTATGTTGGCAGAATCACTAAACAGACCTAATTTTTTTAGAGTGCCTGCAAAAATTCTCACATTATTACTTGGGGAAATGGCCGAACTTTTAATTTATGGTCAAAATGTACGGCCAAACAATATTACTAAAGCAGGTTACCGCTTCCATTATCCTGAGCTAAAAGAAGCGTTTAACCACTTATTAAGACATCACTCGAAGTAA
- a CDS encoding AI-2E family transporter, whose amino-acid sequence MSKLLGANKAFVMFAALVVILAGIKMSSDIIVPMLLALFVAIICNPLINYLAKFKVPKSLAIVVVFILILLVGMSVAGLVGQSLNDFSQSLPEYKVLLQAKFVWLVDIAAKYNILIDKEQILSFFDPSKVIDVAANTLSGLGSVMANLFLIVLTAIFMLFEAPVVSKKVHLALADPQMKMKHIDRFLDSVNSYLAIKTLVSLGTGVLAGIFLWILDVDYFVLWGVLAFILNYIPNIGSMIAAIPAVLLALVLQGPAIAGIVVMGYMTINTVMGNVVEPKFMGKGLGLSTLVVFLSLIFWGWLLGTVGMLLSVPLTMIVKIALEASDEGLWLAVLLGNIEEKKTN is encoded by the coding sequence ATGTCTAAGCTGTTGGGTGCTAATAAAGCATTTGTGATGTTTGCAGCATTGGTTGTGATATTAGCTGGGATAAAAATGTCTAGCGATATAATAGTGCCTATGTTGTTAGCATTATTTGTTGCGATTATTTGTAATCCGCTTATTAATTATTTAGCGAAGTTTAAAGTACCAAAGTCTTTGGCTATTGTTGTTGTTTTTATACTTATTTTATTAGTAGGTATGTCTGTCGCAGGTTTAGTGGGCCAGTCTCTTAACGATTTTTCGCAAAGTTTGCCAGAATATAAAGTTTTGCTACAAGCAAAATTTGTATGGTTAGTTGATATCGCAGCTAAATATAATATTTTGATAGATAAAGAGCAGATTTTATCTTTCTTTGATCCATCAAAAGTAATTGATGTTGCAGCTAATACGCTATCAGGGTTAGGCTCTGTAATGGCAAATTTATTTCTGATTGTATTAACTGCTATTTTTATGCTGTTTGAAGCACCTGTCGTAAGCAAAAAAGTGCATTTAGCATTGGCTGATCCACAAATGAAAATGAAACATATAGACAGATTTTTAGATTCAGTGAATTCTTATTTAGCCATCAAAACATTAGTAAGTTTAGGAACAGGTGTTTTAGCCGGTATATTCCTTTGGATTTTAGATGTTGATTATTTTGTATTGTGGGGCGTTTTAGCTTTTATACTGAATTATATTCCAAATATCGGTTCTATGATTGCCGCTATTCCTGCGGTATTACTAGCTTTAGTATTACAAGGCCCAGCAATAGCCGGTATTGTTGTCATGGGTTATATGACAATAAATACTGTTATGGGTAATGTTGTTGAACCAAAGTTTATGGGTAAAGGCTTAGGATTATCTACCTTAGTGGTGTTTTTATCATTAATTTTTTGGGGTTGGTTGCTAGGAACTGTTGGTATGTTGTTATCAGTACCTTTGACAATGATAGTAAAAATTGCACTAGAAGCCAGTGATGAAGGGCTTTGGTTAGCTGTATTGTTAGGAAATATTGAAGAAAAAAAGACGAATTAA
- a CDS encoding ATP-binding protein: MVTGEISLKIRQGFILIFLLVVALPILFFSIGKAYYSSLVEATENTLEAHLYSILAEVDFQEDGIGMPAVLLTPELNRLNSDTVAFIYLNEDKQWQSESAISKEILPNIMPLHAGETQFKKITYQDRDYWQLSFSVISEINNTSHNVAFYLLKDDLALRDMMLGFRHTLRDWLIIMAFAITVLLILGFIWSARPLQRLDKEIIAIESGNSDEIKGTYPVELQKITQDLNLLLNSQQRQKDRYRSSLSDLAHALKTPLAVLKSSPLATDADASEQLDRINVMIEHQLKRAATGGTDTWKKQTPIKPVVDSILNAMKKVYRDKDIHFIANVSNKSYFLGDKTDLMELIGNIIDNACKACDAIVQIEVTEKQNTSMHMLSIKVSDDGSGIPEESIKLLTQRGARLDTYEKGHGVGMAIVNDLVQSYQGMLKISDSDLGGALFNVQFNYKQN, encoded by the coding sequence ATGGTAACAGGTGAAATATCACTAAAAATTAGGCAAGGGTTTATACTTATATTTTTATTAGTAGTTGCCTTGCCAATTTTATTCTTTTCAATAGGTAAAGCCTACTACTCTTCACTGGTTGAAGCCACTGAAAACACACTAGAAGCACACTTATACTCAATTTTAGCAGAAGTAGACTTTCAAGAAGACGGCATCGGCATGCCAGCCGTATTATTAACACCTGAGCTTAATCGTTTAAACTCTGATACGGTTGCCTTTATTTATTTAAATGAAGATAAGCAGTGGCAATCTGAATCTGCAATCAGCAAAGAAATTCTGCCTAACATCATGCCGCTTCATGCTGGTGAAACCCAATTTAAAAAAATCACTTACCAAGATAGGGATTATTGGCAACTGAGCTTTTCTGTTATTAGTGAAATAAATAATACCTCACATAATGTTGCCTTTTATTTATTAAAAGATGATTTAGCCCTACGAGACATGATGCTAGGTTTTAGGCATACGTTACGAGATTGGCTGATCATAATGGCATTTGCGATAACTGTCTTATTAATCTTAGGGTTTATATGGAGTGCAAGACCATTACAAAGATTAGACAAAGAAATTATCGCAATCGAATCAGGTAATAGTGATGAAATAAAGGGAACCTACCCTGTAGAACTTCAAAAAATCACGCAAGATTTAAATCTGTTATTAAACTCACAACAAAGACAAAAAGATCGATATCGTTCATCATTGAGTGATTTAGCCCATGCGTTAAAAACACCGTTAGCAGTTTTAAAATCAAGCCCTTTAGCCACTGATGCCGATGCAAGTGAACAATTAGATCGCATTAATGTCATGATTGAGCATCAACTAAAACGCGCAGCAACTGGCGGCACAGATACTTGGAAAAAACAAACACCAATCAAACCTGTGGTAGATTCTATACTTAACGCAATGAAAAAAGTATATCGGGATAAAGATATTCACTTTATCGCTAACGTATCGAACAAAAGTTACTTTTTAGGCGATAAAACAGATTTAATGGAATTAATTGGCAACATAATAGATAATGCATGTAAAGCCTGTGATGCAATTGTACAAATTGAAGTAACTGAAAAACAAAATACATCTATGCATATGCTCTCAATTAAAGTTTCAGATGATGGGTCTGGCATTCCAGAAGAGTCAATCAAATTACTGACTCAAAGAGGCGCCAGACTAGACACTTATGAAAAAGGTCATGGTGTTGGCATGGCAATTGTTAATGATTTAGTACAATCGTATCAAGGTATGCTAAAAATATCAGATAGTGACCTAGGGGGCGCTCTGTTTAATGTTCAATTTAATTACAAGCAAAACTAA
- a CDS encoding response regulator transcription factor → MRILVIEDDLHLADNLRGALEKERYSVDLVHDGETGLFHLTEYPLDLAVVDLGLPKLDGISVIKKAREAGLDIPILILTARDRWQDKVEGLDAGADDYLTKPFHGEELIARCNALIRRSAGQANPEMMAGPIRIHTRSQQVWVNDKELTLTAYEYKVLEYLMVNPQKVISKSELTEHIYDQDFDLDSNVIEVFVLRLRKKLDPENIFKPIETLRGRGYRLQSQW, encoded by the coding sequence ATGCGAATTTTAGTAATAGAAGATGATTTACATTTAGCTGATAATTTAAGAGGGGCATTAGAAAAAGAGCGTTACAGTGTAGATTTAGTTCACGATGGTGAAACTGGATTATTTCACTTAACTGAATACCCGTTAGATTTAGCTGTTGTAGATTTAGGCCTCCCAAAACTGGATGGCATTTCCGTTATTAAAAAAGCACGTGAAGCAGGCTTAGATATCCCTATTTTAATTTTAACTGCGCGTGATCGCTGGCAAGATAAAGTGGAAGGTTTAGATGCAGGTGCAGATGACTACTTAACAAAACCATTTCATGGTGAAGAGCTAATAGCACGCTGTAACGCCCTTATTCGTCGTAGTGCAGGACAAGCTAATCCAGAAATGATGGCTGGACCTATTCGTATTCATACGCGCTCACAACAAGTTTGGGTAAACGATAAAGAGCTAACGCTAACAGCATACGAATATAAAGTACTTGAGTACTTAATGGTAAACCCGCAAAAAGTAATTTCAAAGTCAGAATTAACTGAACACATTTACGATCAAGACTTTGACTTAGATTCAAATGTAATTGAAGTTTTTGTATTACGTTTACGTAAAAAACTAGACCCTGAAAATATATTTAAACCAATTGAAACGCTACGTGGCCGAGGATACAGGTTACAAAGTCAATGGTAA
- a CDS encoding PepSY domain-containing protein produces MRHIIYTFLAFTFIFSTVADAKDRSVKKSIGKNRAAHLVKKQYPGKVLKVKDANKHYKVRVLQPKGRVLDVTVNKKSGLVKKGKN; encoded by the coding sequence ATGCGCCACATAATTTATACATTTTTAGCTTTCACTTTTATTTTTTCTACAGTAGCAGATGCTAAAGATAGAAGTGTTAAAAAGTCAATTGGAAAAAACCGAGCAGCGCATCTCGTTAAAAAGCAGTATCCAGGTAAAGTATTAAAAGTTAAAGACGCCAACAAGCATTATAAAGTACGAGTATTACAGCCAAAAGGCCGCGTGCTAGATGTGACAGTTAATAAAAAAAGTGGTTTAGTTAAAAAAGGTAAAAATTAA
- a CDS encoding YciI family protein → MWYMICSTDVENSLELRKQVRPAHIARLEALKNEDRLFAAGPLPAIDSEDPGEAGFTGSLVIAKFDSLEDAREWAAADPYVETNIYKDSIVKPFKKVLP, encoded by the coding sequence ATGTGGTACATGATCTGCTCAACAGATGTTGAAAATAGTTTAGAATTGAGAAAGCAAGTTCGCCCTGCACATATTGCACGATTAGAAGCCTTAAAAAATGAAGACAGGCTATTTGCAGCAGGCCCTTTACCAGCAATCGACTCTGAAGATCCTGGTGAAGCAGGTTTTACAGGTTCATTAGTGATTGCAAAATTCGACTCGTTAGAAGATGCACGCGAATGGGCTGCTGCCGATCCATATGTTGAGACCAACATATACAAAGACTCAATTGTTAAGCCTTTCAAAAAAGTTTTACCTTAA
- a CDS encoding sodium-dependent transporter — MSASREHFSSRLGFILAAAGSAVGIGNLVGFPVSAAKSGGGAFLVIYALFVIFLCLPVMMAEMAMGRNAQKDPLGAYKKLSGNDGKWSFAGLLGVFTPFMIAVFYMVITVWIFGYLAQTAFGNLEQLADADNFGTFINQNSLFVYMGVVAIIVNLILLGGVKKGIEKAAKVLMPTLFVLLVGLVIYVLTLDNAMVGVEYYLVPDFSQITGKVLNIALSQAFFSLSLGMGILMTYASYISKKEDIVGASKMVALADSLVALIAGLMVIPAIFSFNPDVKIDELSSSSVSMIFVYLPKIFLAMQADIGYFGASAIAFIFFLLVFFAAITSLVSIIEVPTATYIEEKKVSRKKALIMMSFTMGLLTVLCTLSFGMVEWLTSFMNYGGGSKSLFDLVYDVFYDTILPLNGLMVCLFVMYRWKKAKLSEELSQGCDSYIGSWTEKYVNFSLSTFIPVILLLIFVNTVSSKFFAYSLLGF; from the coding sequence ATGAGTGCAAGTCGCGAGCATTTTAGTTCACGTTTAGGATTTATTCTTGCAGCAGCAGGCTCAGCTGTTGGTATCGGTAATTTAGTTGGTTTTCCTGTTTCTGCCGCAAAAAGTGGTGGCGGTGCTTTTTTAGTCATTTATGCTTTGTTTGTTATCTTTTTATGTTTACCCGTGATGATGGCTGAAATGGCAATGGGCCGTAACGCACAAAAAGATCCATTAGGTGCGTATAAAAAGCTGTCAGGTAATGACGGTAAATGGAGTTTCGCTGGTTTACTTGGGGTTTTCACTCCTTTTATGATTGCTGTATTTTACATGGTGATCACAGTTTGGATATTCGGTTATTTGGCGCAAACAGCTTTTGGTAATTTAGAGCAATTAGCTGATGCAGATAATTTTGGCACTTTTATTAATCAAAATAGTTTATTTGTTTATATGGGCGTTGTAGCCATAATTGTAAATTTAATTCTATTAGGTGGTGTTAAAAAAGGCATTGAAAAGGCGGCTAAAGTATTAATGCCAACCTTGTTTGTATTATTAGTGGGATTAGTGATCTATGTACTGACTTTAGATAATGCAATGGTAGGTGTAGAGTATTACTTGGTTCCAGATTTTTCACAGATCACAGGTAAAGTATTAAATATTGCCCTATCTCAAGCTTTCTTCTCGCTTTCTTTAGGTATGGGCATATTAATGACTTATGCATCTTATATATCTAAAAAAGAAGATATTGTTGGCGCTTCAAAAATGGTCGCACTTGCAGATTCACTAGTTGCATTAATTGCCGGCCTTATGGTTATACCAGCAATATTCAGCTTTAATCCAGATGTGAAAATCGATGAGCTTTCATCTTCATCAGTATCAATGATTTTTGTTTATTTACCTAAAATCTTTTTAGCGATGCAGGCGGATATTGGTTACTTCGGTGCATCTGCTATCGCCTTTATCTTCTTTTTATTAGTATTTTTTGCTGCGATTACGTCACTTGTATCTATCATAGAAGTACCCACAGCGACATATATTGAAGAAAAGAAAGTAAGTCGTAAAAAAGCACTTATAATGATGTCATTTACTATGGGCTTATTAACCGTGTTATGTACATTATCATTTGGCATGGTGGAATGGTTAACGTCATTCATGAATTATGGTGGCGGTAGCAAGAGCTTATTTGACCTAGTATATGATGTTTTTTATGATACGATTCTGCCATTAAATGGTTTGATGGTATGTTTATTTGTTATGTATCGATGGAAAAAAGCCAAACTGTCTGAAGAGCTAAGCCAAGGTTGTGACTCTTATATTGGTAGTTGGACTGAGAAATACGTTAACTTCTCTTTATCTACATTTATTCCTGTGATCTTATTACTAATATTTGTAAATACGGTTTCAAGTAAGTTTTTCGCATATAGCTTGTTAGGTTTTTAA
- a CDS encoding 1-aminocyclopropane-1-carboxylate deaminase/D-cysteine desulfhydrase produces the protein MLLNSSPVDKVTFNNRTFFIKRDDLLHASFSGNKARKFYSFLENDFSECEKLISYGSAQANSLFSLSALAKLKGWKFDFYVSHISDFMKQNPKGNYHAALKNGANIIEVESDETLEHYLDSEILPNEKEHLFVPEGGRCQYAKKGIELLAQEIISWAEVNNITAFKVALPAGTGTTALFLQQSFIQQGSNVEVLTCACVGGDSYLKKQFFELCADESFHPTIIPSAKKYHFGKLYRKFYDIWQDLNAQASIEFELLYDPLGWLTLIDYIESQNIPTDYPILYIHQGGLLGNETMLPRYQRKYDK, from the coding sequence ATGTTATTAAACTCATCTCCTGTTGATAAAGTTACATTCAATAATCGTACTTTTTTTATTAAAAGAGATGATTTATTACATGCGTCTTTTTCGGGAAATAAAGCGCGAAAATTTTATTCTTTTTTAGAAAATGATTTTAGTGAGTGTGAAAAGTTGATTAGTTACGGCTCCGCACAAGCAAACTCTTTATTTTCATTATCAGCATTAGCAAAGTTGAAAGGTTGGAAATTTGATTTTTATGTGTCTCATATATCTGATTTTATGAAACAAAATCCTAAGGGGAATTATCACGCAGCACTTAAAAATGGCGCAAATATTATTGAAGTTGAATCTGATGAAACACTTGAACACTATCTTGATAGTGAAATATTACCCAATGAGAAAGAACACTTATTTGTGCCTGAAGGCGGACGCTGCCAGTATGCTAAAAAGGGTATAGAGCTTTTAGCTCAAGAAATCATCTCTTGGGCAGAAGTTAACAATATAACAGCATTTAAAGTTGCTTTACCCGCAGGTACGGGCACAACTGCTTTATTTTTACAGCAATCTTTTATACAGCAGGGCAGTAACGTTGAAGTGCTTACGTGCGCTTGTGTTGGTGGTGACTCATATTTAAAAAAGCAGTTTTTTGAATTGTGTGCAGATGAAAGTTTTCACCCTACAATTATACCAAGCGCCAAAAAATATCATTTTGGTAAGCTGTATCGAAAGTTTTATGATATTTGGCAGGATTTAAATGCCCAGGCAAGCATTGAGTTTGAGCTACTTTACGACCCATTAGGTTGGCTAACATTAATTGATTATATTGAATCTCAAAATATCCCAACCGATTATCCTATTTTATATATTCATCAAGGCGGTTTGTTAGGTAACGAAACCATGCTGCCTCGTTACCAACGTAAGTATGATAAGTAG
- the trpA gene encoding tryptophan synthase subunit alpha, with translation MTTQNRYQAKFETLAANNQGAFVPFVTIGDPNKELSFDIIKSLIDGGADALELGIPFSDPVADGPVIQKANIRALEANSNTDVCFEILKKVREYNADIPIGLLLYSNLVFARGLDKFYQDAKGAGVDSILVADVPLHESQLFRVSAKKAGVDPIFIATPNADDHTLKTCASYGRGYTYLLSRAGVTGTETKVTMPASSIVSKLREYNAAPSLLGFGISKPEHVKEALDSGAAGAISGSAVVKIIEDNLNDSSTMLSQLKAFTENMKAATL, from the coding sequence ATGACAACTCAAAATAGATACCAAGCAAAATTCGAAACTTTAGCTGCTAATAATCAAGGTGCATTTGTACCATTTGTAACCATTGGGGATCCAAATAAAGAATTGAGCTTTGATATCATTAAAAGCTTAATTGATGGTGGTGCAGATGCACTAGAATTAGGCATTCCTTTTTCAGATCCAGTTGCCGATGGCCCAGTTATTCAAAAGGCTAATATTCGTGCACTTGAAGCGAATTCAAATACAGATGTGTGTTTTGAAATTCTAAAAAAAGTACGTGAGTATAATGCCGATATTCCAATTGGCTTACTTTTATATTCTAATTTAGTGTTTGCACGCGGTTTAGATAAGTTTTATCAAGACGCTAAAGGTGCTGGCGTAGACTCTATTTTAGTTGCAGATGTACCTTTGCACGAATCTCAGTTATTTAGAGTTTCAGCTAAAAAAGCAGGTGTAGATCCTATCTTTATCGCAACACCGAATGCTGACGACCATACATTAAAAACCTGTGCATCTTATGGCCGAGGGTATACTTATTTATTATCAAGGGCAGGTGTTACGGGTACTGAAACTAAAGTAACAATGCCAGCAAGTTCAATTGTCAGTAAGCTTCGCGAATATAACGCAGCGCCATCTTTATTAGGTTTTGGTATTTCTAAGCCTGAACATGTTAAAGAAGCACTTGATTCTGGTGCCGCCGGTGCAATATCTGGCTCAGCTGTTGTAAAAATCATTGAAGATAACTTAAATGATTCAAGTACTATGCTAAGCCAATTAAAGGCTTTTACTGAGAATATGAAAGCAGCAACTTTATAG